From one Anopheles cruzii chromosome 3, idAnoCruzAS_RS32_06, whole genome shotgun sequence genomic stretch:
- the LOC128274172 gene encoding ras-related protein Rab-8A, with translation MAKTYDYLFKLLLIGDSGVGKTCILFRFSEDAFNTTFISTIGIDFKIRTIDLDGKKIKLQIWDTAGQERFRTITTAYYRGAMGIMLVYDITQEKSFENIKNWIRNIEENASADVEKMLLGNKCELNEKRQVTRVRGEQLAVEYGIKFMETSAKASINVDDAFFTLARDIKCKMEKRMEANNPPKGGHQLKPQVEPRKAPSWLSKCNLF, from the exons atggcgaaaacgTACGACTATTTGTTCAAACTTTTACTCATCGGAGACTCCGGCGTCGGCAAGACCTGCATACTGTTTCGCTTCTCGGAGGATGCCTTCAATACCACCTTCATCAGCACGATCG gAATTGACTTCAAAATTAGAACGATCGATCTCGATGGGAAAAAGATCAAGCTACAAATTTG GGATACGGCCGGCCAGGAACGGTTCCGCACGATCACGACCGCGTACTATCGGGGCGCGATGGGCATCATGCTAGTGTACGACATCACACAGGAGAAATCGTTCGAGAACATTAAAAACTGGATACGAAACATTGAGGAAAACGCATCGGCCGACGTGGAAAAGATGTTGCTCGGCAATAAGTGTGAGCTGAACGAGAAAAGACAG GTAACGCGCGTCCGGGGCGAACAGCTGGCGGTAGAGTACGGTATCAAATTCATGGAAACCTCGGCTAAGGCAAGCATCAACGTGGACGATGCGTTCTTCACTCTGGCGCGTGATATTAAatgtaaaatggaaaaacggaTG GAAGCAAACAATCCTCCGAAGGGTGGACACCAGCTAAAACCACAGGTGGAACCACGGAAGGCTCCCAGTTGGTTATCGAAATGCAATCTGTTTTGA
- the LOC128271501 gene encoding ubiquitin carboxyl-terminal hydrolase 32: MGAKDSKPCCICYEDAVKRVTDLELRRIKDAFKRSAGTSGSVLSKSAFVQDVLGDGVPPLVADKLYSACGGSAKGIAFKELLCGLVLLTKGTQDEKIKFLWTLYCHESGTHILKQEFQNAIQIETTYQSNANGGSSNHTNCSSSSTVSNNNSQLVVNRNNYQQQISTGTSGTGSQLSQWNRTQVALFGQSDRVGFEQFKSWIQMHRGATALSKWLLLDACVNLSSELETPTFYQSLAGVTHLEEQDIGDLEKVFWLLKGAAITGQLDLESLGPLVSPPVPRSALGGSFLAFDENHDGHIDFKELCCGVSAACRGPSVERSKFCFKVFDIDRDGVLNLAEIRQMVDILLSVGREANANGYRSFTAEKVLADLYRRTREGPEGGGGESTLHPVPEFKFSQEDFLIWSIESSAVNLVQPFLDLLFEVCHIVLGLRPQCRHLEGDIVRGWLAREVRRGYRVGQFWYLVSSDWWQHWSQYTAAAASGPGAASSCVHCKSTGTGYASQQRGASGGGPVIANGAVDEAMICDESFTSNSTESMGDLLGVGGGTGGDSSSLGSGSSGISYGRHAGSAPGTIDNSGLIAPHIFKQIPTLTGEGGRLKRDATLVQHRDFELVPDSLWKALAQWYGGPLPLPRQVIQPGGGGGEVELELYPLNLRILRHQSQTAAAGQQQHQGAGGSSAWASMSGGYGALTTGSYSTSVSSAVLQPPKKYLAYTAAFSRLATVKQVGEFLCQRLKLRVEDIRLWHLVPTPTGISEFPYLLEEDQLTLSELSIADSDQVLLEIRNKDLTWPEELGSLALTQQGGSPGGPGAGNSSMERRGTVSSIQSQHPPGATGLHNLGNTCFMNAALQVLFNTQPLTQYFIKRMHLYELNTANKMGTKGQLVVRYAELLRDVWTASTRSIAPLKLRFCVTKHAPQFSGGGQHDSQELLDWLLDSLHEDLNRVMEKPYSELKDSDGRSDVIVAAEAWNQHHARNQSVIVDLFYGQLKSKVTCQGCGRDSVRFDPFSLLSLPLPVENYTYCEVLVMLLDGSVPVKYGLRLNSEMKYWDLKKQLSELCAGGLEPEQMLICELSNSQIRFILPNEHRIKASTACELYVYELPKVDSGVLRSRAGSELGINIEKGLKDIQRNQALLLPPLDPHQLTTSSINTTHSSVSSSSSSSSSSSSTGITDDTVAITGRPKPMVVTGGGGACPAAGRPESGAGAGALANGGTAAGGGTGNAATLANRRTSATSKVSRCFGNTLCMPPNMLCFKHIAEVSASPESTFIYGGGQYSELTTAYANNGYNGYNNANNFINNQQQSQQPSARDRSKTISSANLLANSVDNGWHSANGYDHHRHHHHHQPYEPCADCDNNLYMMMGEGDSLQHHPDTISLSAISKRPPLLPGGSHHPKANYLIAVHRKLSRQDTYFLSHHKSKPGLFGVPLLIPCYEGVTNKELYCSVWLQVARLLSPLPPTPPDQSNHATDCDDSLGYDFPFTLRAVASGGRMCALCPWSRFCRGCEIPCNDEPLLQGLICSGFVPPGVASNSSTPNLSSREQTPTFRRKVYATNSSGSSSLDGTGPPPQQSSAAAAAPSTPLSSLQSSINARSIQIAIDWDPTALHLRYQSTRERLWTEHESVAVCRRQQTEPVDLDHCLRAFTSEEKLEQWYHCSHCKQKKPATKKLQIWKLPPILIVHLKRFNYVNGKWVKSQKVVNFPYEGFDPTPYLASVPQETILRHRDLLEGVLQRGDGRNRDCHEEFVEFDREMSMIDEASDEVSMSSLCIDGGGSKDDDQRSSISIVPAIAGTQHVASVRHGSSNETDPPRTTTVRAGEDVMDCAGGGARATGGNVRSRSAASVHSSDSTRRQRLISTSLTKTPVIDDELTDFHQHPLKPDADPFELKYQLYAAVCHSGMLNGGHYISYAANPNGSWYCYNDSSCREIPTRPKIDPSTAYLLFYERRDLDYGPFLPKVDGRQLPSENLLDTDDSDNDLKKMCSLM; the protein is encoded by the exons ATGGGAGCCAAGGATTCGAAGCCATGCTGCATTTGCTACGAAGACGCCGTCAAACGAG TGACGGATTTGGAGTTGAGGCGAATCAAAGATGCATTCAAACGATCGGCCGGCACGAGCGGATCGGTGCTGAGCAAAAGCGCCTTCGTGCAGGACGTGCTTGGCGACGGTGTACCGCCGCTGGTGGCCGATAAGCTGTACTCGGCTTGCGGTGGCTCGGCCAAGGGTATCGCCTTCAAGGAACTGCTGTGCGGCCTGGTGCTCCTCACGAAAGGGACACAGGACGAGAAAATAAA ATTTCTCTGGACACTGTACTGTCACGAATCTGGCACGCACATACTGAAGCAGGAGTTCCAAAATGCCATACAAATCGAAACAACCTACCAAAGTAATGCCAACGGCGGTAGCAGCAACCATACCAactgtagtagtagtagtaccgTAAGCAATAACAATAGTCAATTGGTAGTGAATAGGAACAactaccagcagcagatcagcaccggcaccagcggcaccggcagtCAGTTGTCGCAATGGAACCGAACGCAGGTGGCACTGTTTGGCCAAAGCGACCGGGTCGGCTTCGAGCAGTTCAAATCCTGGATCCAGATGCACCGCGGGGCGACGGCCCTGTCCAAGTGGTTGCTGCTGGATGCGTGCGTAAATCTAAGCTCGGAGCTGGAGACGCCAACATTCTACCAAAGTCTGGCCGGTGTGACGCACCTCGAGGAGCAGGACATTGGCGATCTGGAGAAAGTATTCTGGCTCCTGAAAGGGGCGGCCATCACCGGCCAGCTCGATTTGGAATCCCTCGGACCGCTCGTCAGCCCACCCGTGCCCCGGTCCGCCCTCGGGGGGTCATTTCTGGCGTTCGACGAGAACCACGACGGGCATATCGACTTCAAGGAGCTGTGCTGTGGCGTAAGTGCCGCCTGCCGTGGCCCGAGCGTAGAGCGGAGCAAGTTTTGCTTCAAAGTGTTCGACATCGACCGGGACGGTGTGCTAAACCTGGCCGAGATACGCCAGATGGTGGACATACTGCTATCGGTGGGCCGGGAGGCCAATGCGAACGGATACCGCAGCTTTACTGCCGAAAAAGTACTCGCCGACCTGTACCGAAGGACGCGCGAAGGACCGGAAGGTGGCGGAGGTGAATCGACGCTccacccggtgccggagtTTAAGTTCAGTCAGGAGGATTTCCTAATCTGGAGCATCGAAAGTAGCGCCGTGAATCTGGTGCAACCGTTCCTGGATCTGCTGTTCGAGGTGTGTCACATCGTGCTCGGATTGCGACCCCAGTGCCGGCACCTGGAGGGCGACATTGTGCGGGGTTGGCTGGCGCGAGAAGTTCGGCGGGGCTACAGGGTGGGCCAGTTTTGGTATCTGGTGTCCTCGGACTGGTGGCAGCATTGGTCGCagtacacggcggcggcggcatccgGACCGGGAGCTGCTTCCAGTTGTGTGCACTGCAagagcaccggaaccggatacGCCAGTCAGCAGCGCGGCgcaagcggcggcggtccggtgATCGCGAATGGGGCCGTCGATGAGGCCATGATCTGTGATGAAAGCTTTACGTCCAATTCCACGGAAAGTATGGGCGATCTGCTAGGGGTTGGCGGAGGAACTGGCGGTGATTCGTCGAGTTTGGGGTCCGGAAGCAGCGGTATATCGTATGGCAGGCACGCCGGGAGTGCACCGGGGACGATCGACAACAGTGGCCTGATAGCGCCGCACATTTTTAAGCAAATTCCAACGCTCACCGGCGAAGGTGGCCGATTGAAGCGGGACGCGACGCTCGTGCAACATCGCGACTTTGAGCTCGTTCCGGATTCACTGTGGAAGGCGTTGGCACAGTGGTACGGTgggccgctgccactgccacggcAAGTCAttcaacccggcggcggcggcggcgaggtcGAGTTGGAGCTGTATCCGCTGAATTTGCGCATCCTGCGCCATCAAAgtcagacggcggcggcaggtcagcagcagcaccagggaGCGGGTGGAAGCAGCGCCTGGGCCAGCATGTCCGGTGGGTACGGAGCGCTGACGACGGGCAGCTACTCAACGTCCGTTTCGTCGGCCGTCCTGCAGCCGCCGAAGAAGTATCTCGCGTACACGGCCGCCTTCAGTCGGTTGGCGACCGTGAAGCAGGTTGGAGAGTTCCTATGCCAGCGGTTGAAGCTACGAGTGGAGGACATTCGCCTGTGGCATCTGGTACCGACCCCCACCGGTATTAGCGAGTTCCCGTACCTACTGGAGGAGGATCAGTTGACACTGTCTGAGCTTTCGATTGCCGACAGCGATCAGGTGCTGCTCGAAATACGCAACAAGGACCTGACGTGGCCGGAAGAGCTGGGCTCGCTGGCCCTCACCCAGCAGGGTGGCTCACCGGGGGGACCCGGCGCCGGTAACAGCAGCATGGAGCGACGGGGAACGGTGTCCTCGATCCAATCCCAGCATCCACCGGGTGCGACCGGATTGCATAACCTCGGGAACACGTGCTTTATGAATGCCGCACTCCAGGTCCTGTTCAATACGCAACCCCTCACGCAGTACTTCATCAAGCGGATGCACCTGTACGAGCTGAACACGGCCAACAAGATGGGCACCAAGGGCCAGCTGGTGGTGCGGTACGCGGAACTGTTGCGCGACGTTTGGACGGCCTCGACGCGCTCGATCGCTCCGCTCAAACTGCGGTTCTGCGTGACGAAACATGCGCCTCAGTTCTCGGGTGGTGGCCAGCACGATTCGCAGGAACTGCTCGATTGGCTGCTGGACTCGCTGCACGAAGATTTGAACCGCGTGATGGAGAAACCGTACAGCGAGCTGAAGGActcggacggtcggtcggacgtgATCGTGGCGGCCGAAGCCTGGAACCAGCACCACGCGCGCAACCAGAGCGTCATCGTCGATCTGTTCTACGGGCAGCTTAAATCGAAAGTTACCTGCCAGGGTTGTGGCCGCGATTCGGTGCGGTTTGATCCGTTCAGTTTGCTCAGCCTGCCGCTCCCGGTGGAGAACTACACCTACTGCGAGGTTCTCG TGATGCTGCTGGACGGATCGGTTCCCGTGAAGTACGGGTTGCGACTGAACTCGGAGATGAAGTACTGGGACCTCAAGAAGCAGCTGAGTGAACTGTGCGCCGGTGGCCTCGAGCCCGAGCAGATGCTGATCTGCGAGCTGTCCAATTCGCAGATCCGCTTCATACTGCCGAATGAGCACCGGATCAAGGCGAGCACCGCCTGCGAGCTGTACGTGTACGAGCTCCCGAAGGTGGACTCCGGTGTGCTGCGGTCCCGTGCCGGCTCCGAGCTGGGCATTAACATCGAGAAGGGCCTCAAGGACATACAGCGGAACCAAG CTCTTCTACTACCGCCATTAGACCCGCATCAGCTAACGACCAGCTCGATCAACACCACGCACTCCTCGgtgtcgtcctcgtcgtcctcgtcctcgtcgtcatcttcgacGGGCATTACCGATGATACGGTCGCCATCACCGGGCGCCCGAAACCGATGGTGgtgaccggtggtggtggtgcttgcCCGGCGGCCGGACGCCCCGAAAGCGGTGCCGGCGCCGGGGCGCTGGCCAACGGTGGcaccgctgctggcggtggcacGGGCAACGCAGCGACGCTGGCTAACCGGAGGACCTCGGCCACGTCGAAGGTAAGCCGGTGCTTTGGCAACACACTCTGCATGCCCCCGAATATGTTGTGCTTCAAG CACATCGCCGAAGTGAGCGCCAGTCCGGAGAGCACCTTTATCTACGGCGGTGGACAGTACAGTGAGCTGACCACCGCGTACGCCAACAATGGTTACAATGGCTACAACAACGCAAACAACTTTatcaacaatcaacaacaGAGCCAACAACCATCCGCGAGAGATCGATCAAAGACGATATCGAGCGCCAATTTGTTGGCCAACAGCGTCGACAATGGGTGGCACAGCGCCAATGGCtatgaccaccaccgccaccatcaccaccatcagcccTACGAGCCCTGTGCCGATTGCGATAACAACCTGTACATGATGATGGGCGAAGGGGACTCGCTGCAGCATCATCCGGACACGATAAGCCTAAGTGCAATTAGCAAACGGCCACCTCTGCTGCCGGGCGGGTCGCACCACCCGAAGGCCAACTATCTGATTGCGGTGCATCGGAAGCTAAGCCGCCAGGATACGTACTTTTTGTCGCACCACAAATCGAAACCGGGCCTGTTTGGGGTCCCGCTGCTGATTCCCTGCTACGAAGGGGTCACCAACAAGGAGCTCTACTGTTCCGTGTGGCTACAGGTGGCCCGTTTGTTGAGCCCGCTGCCCCCGACACCACCGGACCAGTCGAACCACGCCACGGACTG TGATGATAGCCTGGGGTACGATTTCCCCTTTACGTTACGCGCTGTAGCGAGCGGTGGCCGCATGTGTGCCCTCTGCCCCTGGTCACGCTTTTGCCGTGGCTGCGAGATCCCGTGCAACGATGAACCGCTGCTGCAGGGTCTGATATGCTCCGGATTCGTTCCTCCGGGTGTTGCAA GCAACAGTTCAACGCCAAACTTATCGTCACGGGAACAGACGCCAACATTCCGGCGGAAGGTGTATGCCACCAACTCATCCGGCAGCTCGTCGTTGGATGGCACCGGTCCTCCTCCGCAACagtcatcggcggcggcggcggcgccatcGACACCACTGTCATCGCTACAGAGCTCGATCAATGCCCGATCAATCCAGATCGCGATCGATTGGGATCCGACGGCGCTTCACCTACGCTATCAAAGCACACGGGAGCGG CTCTGGACGGAACATGAATCGGTGGCCGTCTGTCGCCGGCAACAAACGGAACCGGTCGATCTCGATCACTGTTTGCGGGCGTTCACCTCGGAGGAGAAGCTGGAACAGTGGTACCACTGTTCGCACTGCAAGCAGAAAAAGCCGGCCACCAAAAAGCTACAGATCTGGAAACTACCTCCCATTCTG ATTGTGCACCTGAAGCGGTTCAATTACGTCAACGGGAAGTGGGTCAAATCGCAAAAGGTTGTGAACTTCCCGTACGAAGGGTTCGATCCGACCCCGTACCTGGCGTCGGTGCCCCAGGAAACCATACTGCGCCATCGGGATCTGCTGGAGGGTGTGCTGCAGCGGGGCGATGGCCGGAATCGGGATTGTCATGAAGAGTTTGTCGAGTTCGATCGCGAAATGTCCATGATCGATGAAGCCAGTGATGAGGTCTCGATGTCGTCGTTGTGTATCGATGGCGGCGGTTCCAAAGATGATGACCAACGGAGCAGTATTAGTATCGTGCCGGCCATCGCCGGAACACAGCATGTGGCCAGTGTgcggcacggcagcagcaacgaaaCCGATCCCCCtcggaccaccaccgtccgggcAGGGGAAGATGTGATGGAttgtgccggcggtggcgctaGGGCAACGGGTGGCAACGTGCGTTCCAGATCGGCCGCATCGGTACACAGTAGCGATTCGACCCGACGGCAGCGGCTCATCTCGACCAGTCTCACTAAAACACCCGTCATCGATGACGAGCTGACCGATTTCCACCAGCACCCCCTGAAACCGGACGCCGATCCGTTCGAGCTGAAGTACCAGCTTTACGCCGCGGTG TGTCACTCGGGGATGCTGAACGGTGGTCACTACATTTCCTATGCCGCAAATCCTAACGGTTCCTGGTACTGCTACAACGATAGCTCGTGCCGCGAGATACCGACGCGACCAAAGATTGATCCGAGCACGGCCTATCTGCTGTTCTACGAGCGGCGCGATCTAGACTACGGTCCCTTTCTGCCGAAGGTGGACGGTCGGCAGCTGCCGAGTGAGAACCTACTCGATACGGACGACAGTGATAATGACCTAAAAAAGATGTGCTCACTGATGTGA
- the LOC128274513 gene encoding arginine/serine-rich coiled-coil protein 2 — protein sequence MDSLLRNYADSDQSQEMETKREQTASPTGSSSSESSPSERKPPVHRKPPHRPDEGHSKRKKDETPPPAKRTTKPRKVPKKKSSSSSSSEQEQQRGSSDSSSSSSDSDSAGGSKSRSRSPAVKASRNGANARNRPTNSSDKAGKASRKSRTPPPNQSRRETAGDGGHRNKSPAKTQHDRKRVSPPPKGGQSDSRRRDRSKSRERDRKSTRDQRDQRDRERNRNRERERDRERERDRNRGDKDRSRQRHDERDRDHRNRRDSANRGKWNNRAEGRGKDSRSYDRKQDDRRDRRSSDHDKDRRRSRRSNSRDSRNTRRRPSPPDERGSRGSRSRSSRSRSRSHSPPPSVGRTPVLPVPTKGAGLLPTPPTRFFNDPMLPKPPTSSLLPTPPVPQALLAAASASSTVGIPALMSIPTNPPMLSSLIPPAVVAVKLNLPPGETNPVLPPLPLVVSPLEAAANNAAATSAALLSRTALLRNTAKAAQLEKMGIDVLQQSQKAVDNVPLPSYYNPGVVNPVRYADQVQKRKLLWSHKTNESKEVSSNISKWEQAKFAQDTDGKVASKFLRLMGVKEPKAGEEGAGGSPYAGSQSVHGTAAAATVVDASGHAPAAAAASGGNHSGAGSGSHAIAGKPPTGDSIKKQEELFSTMEQQYEVARQVTHTMRGVGLGFSSQARQF from the exons ATGGACTCCCTGCTGCGTAACTATGCGGACTCGGATCAATCGCAGGAAATGGAGACCAAGCGG GAACAGACCGCGTCACCGACCGGTTCATCGTCCTCGGAATCGTCGCCCAGCGAACGGAAACCACCGGTGCACCGCAAGCCGCCGCACCGCCCCGATGAAGGTCACAGCAAGCGCAAAAAGGATGAaactccaccaccagccaaaCGGACGACGAAACCGCGGAAGGTGCCCAAAAAG AaatcttcctcctcctcgtcatCGGAGCAAGAGCAGCAGCGCGGTTCGAGCGACAgttcttcgtcctcgtccgatTCAGACTCGGCGGGTGGCTCAAAGTCTAGATCCCGCAGTCCCGCGGTGAAGGCCAGTCGCAACGGAGCGAACGCTagaaaccgaccgacaaacAGTAGCGACAAAGCTGGCAAAGCCAGCCGCAAGTCACGGACGCCACCACCAAATCAAAGCCGCCGAGAGACTGctggcgatggtggccaccgaaataaG AGCCCAGCGAAGACACAGCATGACCGGAAACGAGTGTCACCTCCGCCGAAAGGCGGACAGTCGGACAGTCGTCGGCGCGATCGCAGCAAGTCCCGCGAACGCGATCGTAAATCGACCCGTGATCAGCGAGATCAGCGAGATCGTGAACGGAATAGAAATCGCGAACGAGAGCGTGATCGTGAGAGGGAACGCGATCGCAATCGCGGGGATAAGGATCGATCCCGCCAGCGCCACGACGAGCGCGATCGggaccaccggaaccgtcgTGATTCTGCAAACCGCGG CAAATGGAATAATCGTGCGGAGGGCCGCGGAAAAGATAGTCGCAGTTACGATCGCAAGCAGGACGATCGCCGAGACCGGCGTAGCAGTGACCACGACAAGGATCGACGCCGAAGTCGCCGTTCGAATTCCCGTGATTCACGCAACACCCGTCGGCGCCCGTCACCGCCGGATGAGCGAGGCTCGCGAGGATCTCGCAGCCGTAGCTCACGATCGCGCTCACGATCTcactcaccgccgccgtcggtgggtcGCACTCCGGTTCTGCCGGTGCCAACCAAAGGTGCCGGTTTACTGCCGACACCTCCAACCCGGTTCTTCAACGATCCGATGCTACCAAAACCACCGACCTCGTCGTTACTCCCGACCCCGCCCGTACCGCAAGCCCTGCTTGCAGCGGCCAGTGCCAGCTCGACGGTCGGCATCCCGGCCCTCATGAGCATCCCTACGAATCCGCCCATGTTAAGCTCGCTGATTCCGCCGGCCGTTGTGGCCGTTAAGCTGAATCTCCCCCCCGGCGAAACGAATCCGGTGCTGCCGCCACTACCGCTCGTCGTCAGCCCACTCGAAGCGGCCGCCAACAATGCGGCGGCCACTAGCGCGGCCCTACTGTCACGTACCGCGCTGCTTCGCAACACCGCCAAAGCGGCCCAGCTCGAGAAGATGGGTATCGATGTGCTGCAGCAGAGCCAAAAAGCGGTGGACAATGTGCCACTGCCGTCGTACTACAATCCGGGCGTCGTGAACCCGGTCCGGTACGCCGATCAGGTGCAGAAACGGAAGCTGCTGTGGAGTCACAAGACGAACGAAAGCAAGGAAGTTTCGTCCAACATCAGCAAGTGGGAACAGGCCAAGTTTGCGCAGGACACGGACGGGAAGGTTGCGTCCAAGTTCCTGCGCCTGATGGGTGTGAAGGAGCCAAAGGCGGGCGAAGAAGGTGCCGGTGGCTCACCCTACGCGGGATCTCAATCGGTGCacggtactgctgctgctgcgaccgTTGTTGACGCTAGCGGCCACGctcctgcggctgctgctgccagtggTGGTAACCACAGCGGTGCCGGTAGCGGAAGCCACGCGATCGCGGgcaaaccaccgaccggtgatAGTATTAAAAAGCAGGAGGAACTGTTCTCCACCATGGAACAACAGTACGAGGTGGCCCGGCAGGTCACGCACACGATGCGAGGCGTCGGGCTCGGATTCAGCTCGCAGGCACGTCAATTTTAA